The genomic window ATAGGGAGAGACACATCCAACTCAACCCCATTTCCTAGACATCTAGTCTGAGCCCTATCACTGCTTGAGCTCAACCATATTTATGTAACGTCAATTCACAATGATGACAATGATAGGAGAAAGAGTAACACCAACATCTATTATATAGGATGTGAGAAGACAAAAATCTAAAGATACTTTAAAGATTCCTCATGGTTCTACAAGGGAAGCTACAGTGGAATATTGTGAGAGGCATTTTTCTAAAGATCATTTATAGGAATATTTTATTcaagtttgtgtttttaatatttggaagGTGTGATGAGTGGAAGACCCACTGTCCCCTTTTAGTTCAGTGATTCTCAAGTACTTGCAAGGAGCTGCCTGGTCATTCTTTCCTTGTCTCCCTCAGGTAATAAGGAAACACTTTGTCTACACTTGTAGATGTTCTCCTCATTGGCCTATGCCTTTGGGAGTCAACCTGAATGCTTCTTTCAAATGGTCTATGATACTGTGAACTCTGAGTGACAGCTCTGTCATCTTCTCCAAGTTGAAACTGTGATATAAGGTTTGTCAGAGTGTGTGCAAGCAAGAACATTGAATTTCCCCTTGCACACCCACCCAGAGCTCCATTAGGACAAAtagtgcaaaaatgaaaaaacaatcttGTGCACTGAACTTGTATTCTCCTCTTTTAATCATCCAATTATTTCCCAACTTCCTTGCAGTAAGATTCCCATGAGGATAAGTCCAGGCCATGTAATGTGAGAAGTGCTATTACCCCATCTGGTCCTGATCCTTGGAAGCATCCCATGTGATCCACTAgacttttctctttgccttcaaGGAGAATAGACTCAAGTGCTACAGAGAAATTCAGAGTCACATGTTGATGAtaggaaaaatgcaaaacaagGGGACCCATGTCCTCAACTCACTGCTTGAAGGAGAGCAAGTTACAAGATTCACCTGATCAAGAAGGCCTGCATTGTGCtcttcaaaaaggaaagaaaagtgtcCATTAGAATCAAATTCCTGACACTTTGCTTTTACCTGTTACAGAGACTAAGCGTTAGGTTAACTGACAAATACCTTTAACAACATACTATCTTAAAAACttttccataaaaaaataaattttatatgttgAAAATAGCAAATACCcacaaaacacataaaaagatctTTTACATTATGTTATAAAATTGTTTAGTAAAGAAAAGAGATTGTGTTATTCTgtctaaatatttttgtaaaattgtgattttcatttcagtcatttttcACCTCGTAAGCAAACAGATGATCACTTTGGAGTCTTAAGCAAACAACAGTCTGATTGAGTGGAGAGTGTCACaagtataattttcattttatctgttGACTTTTCTTGAGGATTCTTACATGAGGGAAAGACACTTTTCAATTTCCACTCTGACAACCTCCCAGGCACAGGGGCTGTATTCCTTTCCCTTCAGGTAGAGATGGATACCTTGGAAATACTTCCGGACAGCAATTCCCAAATCGGGACAATCCACAGTCATTTCTTCCAGCTGTTCCAGGCTCTGATTCAGGCTGGAGAGCAGTTTGTCGAGGAGGCTGCTGTTCCAAGCAGCACAGCTGCTCTCCGTGGTGAAGAGGCTGAGATCTGCTGGAGCATCCGTTGGTGATAACTGGTGCCTTGAGTCATCTGGATTGGGCTGATATTCTCTCTTCTCCAAGGAAACTTGAAGTCGTGTCTGTTCTCTAGGCATGACAAAGAGGGGATCGTTTTCATCTGTCTTAAATGTGTGAagatttctttgctgtgcagaggACAAGCAGGAATGGAACAGAGCATCACTCCTGCCACTAGCAAATAGATCTTGGCCATAGggagtttccacagtttattggaaaactgtttatttataaactggaaaattctttaagagatgggaataccagaccacctgacctgcctcttgagaaacctgtatgcaggtcaggaagcaacagttagaactggacatggaacaacagactggttccatacaggaaaaggagtatgtcaaggctgtatattgtcaccctgcttatttaacttatatgcagagtacatcatgagaaatgctgtgctggaggaagcacaagctggaatcaagattgccaggagaaaaatcaataacctcagatacgcagatgacactgcccttatggcagaaagtgaagaagaattaaaaagcctcttgatgaaagtgaaagaggagtgtgaaaaagttggcttaaagctcaacattcagaaaactaagatcatggcatccggtcccatcactttatggcaaatagatggggaaacagtggaaacagtggctgactttattgttgggggctccaaaatcactgcagatggtgattgcagccatgaaattttaaaagacgcttactccttggacagaggagcctggtaggctacagtccatggggtcacaaagagtcggacacgactgagcgacttcacttcacttctactccttggaaggaaagatatgacgtacctagacggcatattaaaaagcagagacattagccaacaaaggtccgtctaatgaagactattatttttccagtagtcatgtgtggatgtgagagttggactataaagaaagctgagtgccgaagaattgatgcttttgaactgtggtgttgaagaagactcttgagagtcccttggactgcaaggagatccaagcggtccatcctaaaggagatcagtcctgggtgttcattggaaggactgatgttaaagctgaaactccaatactttggccacc from Bos indicus x Bos taurus breed Angus x Brahman F1 hybrid chromosome 8, Bos_hybrid_MaternalHap_v2.0, whole genome shotgun sequence includes these protein-coding regions:
- the LOC113897786 gene encoding LOW QUALITY PROTEIN: interferon omega-1-like (The sequence of the model RefSeq protein was modified relative to this genomic sequence to represent the inferred CDS: inserted 1 base in 1 codon) — encoded protein: MAKIYLLVAGVMLCSIPACPLHSKEIFTHLRQMKTIPSLSCLENRHDFKFPWRRENISPIQMTQGTSYHQRMLQQIXSLFTTESSCAAWNSSLLDKLLSSLNQSLEQLEEMTVDCPDLGIAVRKYFQGIHLYLKGKEYSPCAWEVVRVEIEKCLSLM